ATTTAAGATCAAAAATGACCGCTTAATGGATTGATCCGCAATGTTTGCCAAGCTTGAAAGTCTACAGGATAAATACCAGGAGCTGGAGCGCGAATTGAGCTCAGCGGAGGTTTTTGCCGACCAGGAACGCTATCGGCAATTGACCAAGCGACACTCCGAATTGGGCGAGATTGTTTCTGTTTATCGTGAATTCATCAAGCTCTCCGCGGATGAACAGTCCAACAAAGAACTGTACGCTGATCCAGACCCCGAAATACGCGAAATGGCCCGTTCGGAGGCAGCGCTTTTGGAAGAACAGCTGGAAGCCCTCAAACTCAGACTCCAAATTCTGCTTTTGCCAAAAGATCCCTTGGATGACCGCAACGTGATTCTGGAGATTCGCGCTGGCACGGGGGGAGAGGAGGCAGCGCTTTTTGCCGCGGATCTGTTTCGGATGTATATGCGCTATGCGGAACGAGTCGGGTTGCGTACGGAATTGATCCAAGCCAGTGAAAGTGGCACCGGAGGGTTCAAGGAGGTCATTGCAGCCATTTCCGGAGACAAAGTCTACAGCCGGCTCAAGCACGAGTCAGGGGTGCACCGTGTTCAGCGCGTTCCTGCCACGGAATCTCAGGGTCGAATCCATACATCAGCGGTGACCGTGGCCATTTTGCCCGAGGCGGAAGAGGTTGACGTACACATTGATCCCGGAGATGTCCGGGTGGATGTGTATCGCTCATCCGGCCCTGGGGGGCAGAGCGTGAACACCACTGATTCCGCTGTACGTATCACCCATATCCCTACTGGTCTTGTTGTTATTTGTCAGGATGAAAAGTCACAGCACAAGAACCGGGCAAAAGCGATGAAAGTGCTTCGGTCCCGGTTGCTGAAAGCCAAGCAAGACGAGCAGAAGGCGTCCTATGACCAGAACAGGAAAAATCAGGTCGGCAGTGGTGACCGTTCAGAGCGGATTCGCACCTATAATTTCCCACAAGGTCGGATAACAGACCATCGTATCAACCTGACGCTGTATCGCCTGGAGTCGGTTTTGGATGGTGAAATGGACGAACTGGTGGACGCGCTGGTTCAACACTACCAAACCGAGGCGTTGCAGGCGGAGTCCTACGATGGATAGTGACCATGTCTGTTGCACCGCATACCCTGCGTGAAATTCTCGACAAATGCACCCGTTTTTTGAAGGAAAAGCGTGTTGATTCACCTCGCCTCAGCGCCGAACTTCTTGTGGCGGAGGCGTTGGGTGGAAGCCGGCTTGAGCTTTTTTTAGATCTGGACAAGCCGCTACGTGAACCAGAGCTGGCCAGGATTCGGCCTCTTCTGGTCCGCCGTGGCAACGGTGAGCCCATGGCCTACATTCTCGGCCGTCGGGAGTTCTATGGGCTTGATTTTCATGTTTCACCGGAAGTGCTTATTCCACGTCCGGATACCGAACTTGGAGTCGAGCGTGCCCTGACAATGTTCAGCAGGGATGATTGCTTTTTTTTTGCGGATGTTGGTACAGGAAGCGGTGCCCTGGCAACGACCTTGCTCACCCTCTTCCCGCGTGCCTGCTGTATTGCCTCGGATATCTCTTATAATGCGCTGCTGGTTGCCCAGGGCAATCTCCATCGGCATCACGTTTTAGAAAGGTGTTTGCTGGTGCAAGGCAATCTCCTTGGACACTTCGGTCCATCTCAACTGGATTTGATTATCGCCAACCTGCCCTATATCGGTGAGCGGAGCACCGCCAGCTTGAGTCGGGAAGTGCTTGATTTCGAGCCCCATCTTGCCTTGTTTGGCGGGGATGATGGGGATGAACTTTTTGTACCGTTTTTGGAAGATGTTCAGCTGGTTGTCGCTCCAGGAGGTGGGCTGCTCATGGAGGTTGATCCGGCCCAAGTGCCACGTGTTTGCCATTGGCTGAAGTCGTATTCACCCCGTAGAGCGGAGGTTGGCGTGCACAAGGATTTGGGCGGCCATGAGCGGTACATTCAGGCGCGGTTTGCATGAGCAGAGTAATGCACCTCCATGCCCACTGTCTTTGCTCACTGTCTGCCTGCTACGCATGATCTGACCATGACATTGTTGTGTAAAACAAACGAAACTGGTGATAAAAACAACAGTCGAATTTTTTTTTAAAGAAATAAATGCATTTTTTCAACATGATGGACGATTTCTTGGGGGCGGCATGATCTTTGCTAAATATTTTGTAAGGAGTCTGCATGATCTGCCAAAAAACAATTAAAAAAACCATCCAGTGCTCAGGTATCGGCCTGCACAAGGGACGCAAGGTTCGGCTCGTTTTACGCCCGGCAGCCGAAGATACGGGTATTGTTTTTGCCTTGCATGGTGAAGACGGAGTGCGCTTTCACAGGCCTTCAGCGGATGCCGTGGTGGAGACAACCATGGCCACCACACTGGGGTTTGGAGGACAGCGTTTGGCCACGGTGGAACATCTTCTGGCCGCTGTCCGGGGATTGGAAATCGACAACCTCTATGTCGAAGTGGAAGGGGATGAGGTGCCGATCATGGACGGCAGTTCAGCCTCGTTTATCTTTTTGCTTCGTGCTGCGGGTTTCCGCCGGCAAAACAAGCCCAGGCGGCTCCTGACCCTGAAGCAGCCCATCGATTTTCAGCAAGACGGCAAGTGGATCAAGGCCCGTCCGTCCAGGCGATTGACCGTGGACTACACGATCAACTTCAACCATCCCATGGTTGGTATCCAGAAGTTTTACGTGGAATGCAATCCCGAGAGTTTTACCCGGCACGTGGCCAAGGCGCGAACGTTCGGCTTCATGCGTGAGGTGGAGTATCTGCGTCGGAATGGTCTGGCGCTGGGCGGTTCTCTGGACAATGCAGTGGTTCTGGATGAATACGGCGTCATCAATCCGGAGGGCTTGCGCTATCCGGACGAATTCGTACGTCACAAGGTTCTGGATTTTATCGGGGATCTTTTTGTTCTCGGCATGCCTATGACCGGTGACTTCGAAGTCTACTGCTCGGGACATGCCTTGAACAATGCCTTTGTTCGCTACATCATGGAACATCAGGCGGACTATTTGGAGGTAGATGTCTGCGGGGAAGTTCCTGTTCCTGCTGAGGTTGTTTTGCCGTCACTGTCCGACGTACCGATCGTCTCCAAAGCCTGGAACTGACATTATTCCTTTTCCGGATCTTTTTTTCGGACCCCAATAGCGCCGGTCTGCCCCGTTCATTTTGATCGGGGCTTTTTTATGAGGTCTCTTCAGGGTACTGTCAGACATGTTGGGACACGTGGTCCATGCTTGACAGCATCCGGGGCAGGTCAGTAACTGATTGTTCTTTTGGACCTTGCGATTTCTTACCTGGTCTTGCGTGAAACCTGTCATCGAATAGTATCCGACTTATGCAATCTGATCATTACCAAACTATCTTCACGCCGGAATGGCTGGAGCAGACTTTTCCGGCGCAGCGAAGCCTGGATTTTTTCGAAGCCCTGTACGGCGATGCCGATGAAGCGGCATTCGACATCAAGCTGGCCTTTGACCGCGCTGCGTCAGGCAACCTGTATTTTCAGTTTCAACTCGTTCAGCGCCCAGGCAAATGTCTGGCCTGCAATCTGACCTATGGCCTTCCCAGCGTGTTCACCCGACACCCGGTGATCAATATGAGTGGACT
This is a stretch of genomic DNA from Desulfonatronum thioautotrophicum. It encodes these proteins:
- the prfA gene encoding peptide chain release factor 1, whose protein sequence is MFAKLESLQDKYQELERELSSAEVFADQERYRQLTKRHSELGEIVSVYREFIKLSADEQSNKELYADPDPEIREMARSEAALLEEQLEALKLRLQILLLPKDPLDDRNVILEIRAGTGGEEAALFAADLFRMYMRYAERVGLRTELIQASESGTGGFKEVIAAISGDKVYSRLKHESGVHRVQRVPATESQGRIHTSAVTVAILPEAEEVDVHIDPGDVRVDVYRSSGPGGQSVNTTDSAVRITHIPTGLVVICQDEKSQHKNRAKAMKVLRSRLLKAKQDEQKASYDQNRKNQVGSGDRSERIRTYNFPQGRITDHRINLTLYRLESVLDGEMDELVDALVQHYQTEALQAESYDG
- the lpxC gene encoding UDP-3-O-acyl-N-acetylglucosamine deacetylase, with the translated sequence MCQKTIKKTIQCSGIGLHKGRKVRLVLRPAAEDTGIVFALHGEDGVRFHRPSADAVVETTMATTLGFGGQRLATVEHLLAAVRGLEIDNLYVEVEGDEVPIMDGSSASFIFLLRAAGFRRQNKPRRLLTLKQPIDFQQDGKWIKARPSRRLTVDYTINFNHPMVGIQKFYVECNPESFTRHVAKARTFGFMREVEYLRRNGLALGGSLDNAVVLDEYGVINPEGLRYPDEFVRHKVLDFIGDLFVLGMPMTGDFEVYCSGHALNNAFVRYIMEHQADYLEVDVCGEVPVPAEVVLPSLSDVPIVSKAWN
- the prmC gene encoding peptide chain release factor N(5)-glutamine methyltransferase; the protein is MSVAPHTLREILDKCTRFLKEKRVDSPRLSAELLVAEALGGSRLELFLDLDKPLREPELARIRPLLVRRGNGEPMAYILGRREFYGLDFHVSPEVLIPRPDTELGVERALTMFSRDDCFFFADVGTGSGALATTLLTLFPRACCIASDISYNALLVAQGNLHRHHVLERCLLVQGNLLGHFGPSQLDLIIANLPYIGERSTASLSREVLDFEPHLALFGGDDGDELFVPFLEDVQLVVAPGGGLLMEVDPAQVPRVCHWLKSYSPRRAEVGVHKDLGGHERYIQARFA